GCAATGAAAGCAAACGCCATCGTAATTGGGATCCTTACGGACGCGATTGAGTTGTCTTGCCGCATTCCAGTCACCTTCCGCCTTATCAATCCATTCAGTCGTCTGCGGCTTCATACATGATCTTTCCGCGTTCAAGGACCTCTCGCATAAACCGATCACCTAAGCTCAGTCGCTTTTTAATGTCTTCAGCGCTACGGACAATTACGTCTACCGGCATCCAAACTTGCAGATGGCTTAAAATCTCCCCAGCCTTGTGAAGAGCCGTGCCTGAGTACGGCATCACAATCAGCAGGTCAATGTCCGAGTCCGAGGTTGGATTGCCATACGCCTGAGAGCCGAAGAGGATGATTTTCTCCGGTTTGAATTCGTGCGCAATGCGTGCACACAATTTTTTGATGTGTACGACTCTTTTGTGCTTGCTGGCTACATCTGTATACCAGGAAAGATCCGGGCTCTGAGTTCCAGGCACGGGTCCTGGATTAGTCTTTTTCCTGGTAATGGCTTTGGTCGACATCCTTCTGAAAACTCCTCGCTCGAGTTCGTTTGAGTACCCGATTCTAAGCAGTGTGAGTCGTCGAGTCAAAGCAAGTCACCCAGCGGAAGGATGGATTGCTTGACACGGTTCTACGTAGCAGGTGTTTTTGCGCGGGAGCCTGAGGGATGACAAAAAGTGAGAAAAATCTTTTTCATAGATCTTCATGCTGCGAATGGTCTTGCTTCTATTGTGAGAGTAAAGCTTTGGCCCCAATTTATGCAAGGTTTTCGCAAGCTGTGGCAGGAAGGCAAGCGTCATGAAGCTGTGCAGTGTATTTCTGACAAGATGGTTTACACGCTTGCCGCCATCGGTCCCAAAGAGAAGGCCCGCGATTATATCCAGGCGTGCTGCGTGGCTGGGCTTACCCATCCAATTCTGTTTCCGAAAAATGCGCTACAGGAATTTCCGCGTACGATGCGTGAGTTAGCGAATATGTAATATGCGCAGCGTAAGAGTGGACATTCGTTCCCTGTTCCCTGCTACCTATCTCCTCTGATAAGGTGCGGACCACGAAAAACAGACAAGTCACATGAAGGAGGGACCATCATGGCGCGGTTAGGAATTGTTATTGCAAATTTTTCTGGCCTTTCGTTTGCCGAGTTACAGCAACTCACGCGTGAGGCTGAATCTGCTGGTTTTGAAGCTGTCTTTTCGCCGGAGTTCATGAATGATGCGTTGGCTAATTGCCAACTGATGGCGCAGGCAACCTCAAAGGTCAAAGTCGGAACGTGGATTGCCAACATCTATTTGCGTCACCCTGCGTTGTGCGCGCAAACCGCGGTTGCGATCGATGATGCATCACGTGGTCGGTTGATCTTAGGGTTAGGCGTCAGCCATCGCCCAATCGTCGAAGGCATCCTGCAAGAAAAGATGGAAAAGCCGCGTGACTTTCTCCGTACGTACATGAACGTTGTG
The genomic region above belongs to Deltaproteobacteria bacterium and contains:
- a CDS encoding nucleotidyltransferase domain-containing protein, whose translation is MSTKAITRKKTNPGPVPGTQSPDLSWYTDVASKHKRVVHIKKLCARIAHEFKPEKIILFGSQAYGNPTSDSDIDLLIVMPYSGTALHKAGEILSHLQVWMPVDVIVRSAEDIKKRLSLGDRFMREVLERGKIMYEAADD